Proteins from a single region of Pongo pygmaeus isolate AG05252 chromosome 3, NHGRI_mPonPyg2-v2.0_pri, whole genome shotgun sequence:
- the PCDH7 gene encoding protocadherin-7 isoform X5 — MLRMRTAGWARGWCLGCCLLLPLSLSLAAAKQLLRYRLAEEGPADVRIGNVASDLGIVTGSGEVTFSLESGSEYLKIDNLTGELSTSERRIDREKLPQCQMIFDENECFLDFEVSVIGPSQSWVDLFEGRVIVLDINDNTPTFPSPVLTLTVEENRPVGTLYLLPTATDRDFGRNGIERYELLQEPGGGGSGGESRRAGAADSAPYPGGGGNGASGGGSGGSKRRLDAPEGGGGTNPGGRSSVFELQVADTPDGEKQPQLIVKGALDREQRDSYELTLRVRDGGDPPRSSQAILRVLITDVNDNSPRFEKSVYEADLAENSAPGTPILQLRAADLDVGVNGQIEYVFGAATESVRRLLRLDETSGWLSVLHRIDREEVNQLRFTVMARDRGQPPKTDKATVVLNIKDENDNVPSIEIRKIGRIPLKDGVANVAEDVLVDTPIALVQVSDRDQGENGVVTCTVVGDVPFQLKPASDTEGDQNKKKYFLHTSTPLDYEATREFNVVIVAVDSGSPSLSSNNSLIVKVGDTNDNPPVFGQSVVEVYFPENNIPGERVATVLATDADSGKNAEIAYSLDSSVMGIFAIDPDSGDILVNTVLDREQTDRYEFKVNAKDKGIPVLQGSTTVIVQVADKNDNDPKFMQDVFTFYVKENLQPNSPVGMVTVMDADKGRNAEMSLYIEENNNIFSIENDTGTIYSTMSFDREHQTTYTFRVKAVDGGDPPRSATATVSLFVMDENDNAPTVTLPRNISYTLLPPSSNVRIVVATVLATDSDDGINADLNYSIVGGNPFKLFEIDPTSGVVSLVGKLTQKHYGLHRLVVQVNDSGQPSQSTTTLVHVFVNESVSNATVIDSQIARSLQTPLTQDIAGDPSYEISKQRLSIVIGVVAGIMTVILIILIVVMARYCRSKNKNGYEAGKKDHEDFFTPQQHDKSKKPKKDKKNKKSKQPLYSSIVTVEASKPNGQRYDSVNEKLSDSPSMGRYRSVNGGPGSPDLARHYKSSSPLPTVQLHPQSPTAGKKHQAVQDLPPANTFVGAGDNISIGSDHCSEYSCQTNNKYSKQVDTVQTTNPSGHIEESCKMNVCARK; from the coding sequence ATGCTGAGGATGCGGACCGCGGGATGGGCGCGCGGCTGGTGCTTGGGCTGCTGCCTCCTCCTGCCGCTCTCGCTCAGCCTGGCGGCCGCCAAGCAACTCCTCCGGTACCGGCTGGCCGAGGAGGGCCCCGCCGACGTCCGCATCGGCAACGTGGCTTCAGACCTGGGCATCGTGACTGGATCGGGTGAGGTGACTTTCAGCCTGGAGTCCGGCTCCGAGTACCTGAAGATCGACAACCTCACGGGCGAGCTGAGCACGAGCGAGCGGCGCATCGACCGCGAGAAGCTGCCCCAGTGTCAGATGATCTTCGACGAGAACGAGTGCTTCCTGGACTTCGAGGTGTCGGTGATCGGGCCCTCGCAGAGCTGGGTGGACCTGTTTGAGGGTCGGGTCATCGTGCTTGACATCAACGACAACACGCCCACCTTCCCGTCGCCCGTGCTCACGCTCACCGTGGAGGAGAATCGGCCGGTGGGCACACTTTACCTGCTGCCCACAGCCACCGACCGCGACTTCGGCCGCAACGGCATCGAGCGCTACGAGCTGCTCCAGGAGCCCggaggcggcggcagcggcggcgagAGCCGGCGCGCCGGGGCGGCCGACAGCGCCCCCTACCCCGGGGGCGGCGGGAACGGCGCGAGCGGCGGCGGCTCGGGAGGCTCCAAGCGGCGGCTGGACGCACCAGAGGGCGGCGGCGGCACCAACCCCGGCGGCCGCAGCAGCGTGTTCGAGCTGCAGGTGGCGGACACCCCGGACGGCGAGAAGCAGCCGCAGCTGATCGTGAAGGGGGCGCTGGACCGCGAGCAGCGCGACTCCTACGAGCTGACTCTGCGGGTGCGCGACGGCGGCGACCCGCCTCGCTCCTCGCAGGCCATCCTACGGGTCCTCATCACCGACGTGAACGACAACAGCCCCCGCTTCGAGAAGAGCGTGTACGAGGCCGACTTGGCTGAGAACAGCGCCCCGGGGACCCCCATCCTGCAACTGCGCGCAGCCGACTTGGACGTGGGGGTCAACGGGCAGATCGAGTACGTGTTCGGGGCGGCCACCGAGTCGGTGAGGCGGCTGCTGCGCCTTGACGAGACGTCCGGCTGGCTCAGCGTCCTGCACCGGATCGACCGCGAGGAGGTGAACCAGCTGCGCTTCACGGTCATGGCCCGCGACCGCGGGCAGCCCCCCAAGACCGACAAGGCCACCGTGGTCCTTAACATCAAAGACGAGAACGACAACGTGCCGTCCATTGAAATCCGCAAGATTGGGCGCATCCCCCTCAAGGACGGGGTGGCTAATGTGGCGGAGGACGTTCTGGTCGACACCCCCATCGCTCTGGTGCAGGTGTCCGACCGAGACCAAGGCGAGAACGGGGTGGTCACCTGCACCGTGGTGGGCGACGTGCCCTTCCAGCTCAAGCCAGCCAGCGACACCGAGGGCGACCAGAACAAGAAAAAGTACTTCTTGCACACCTCGACCCCTCTGGACTATGAGGCCACCCGGGAGTTCAACGTGGTCATCGTGGCGGTGGACTCAGGCAGCCCCAGCCTCTCGAGCAACAACTCCCTGATTGTCAAGGTGGGAGACACCAACGACAACCCGCCCGTGTTCGGCCAGTCGGTGGTGGAGGTTTACTTCCCTGAGAACAACATCCCAGGCGAGAGGGTGGCCACAGTGCTGGCGACAGACGCAGACAGCGGAAAGAACGCCGAGATCGCCTACTCGCTGGACTCCTCTGTGATGGGGATCTTTGCCATCGATCCCGATTCTGGGGACATCCTGGTCAATACCGTGCTGGACCGCGAGCAGACTGACAGGTATGAGTTTAAAGTTAACGCCAAAGACAAAGGCATCCCCGTGCTGCAGGGCAGCACTACGGTGATTGTGCAGGTGGCTGATAAGAATGACAATGACCCTAAGTTTATGCAGGACGTCTTCACCTTTTATGTGAAAGAAAACTTGCAGCCCAACAGCCCTGTGGGGATGGTCACCGTGATGGATGCTGACAAGGGGCGGAATGCAGAGATGAGCCTGTACATAGAGGAGAACAATAACATTTTTTCTATTGAAAATGACACGGGGACCATTTACTCCACAATGTCTTTTGACCGGGAACATCAGACCACGTACACTTTCAGAGTCAAGGCTGTGGATGGGGGAGATCCTCCCAGATCTGCCACAGCTACAGTCTCGCTTTTTGTGATGGATGAAAATGACAATGCTCCCACAGTTACCCTTCCCAGAAACATTTCCTACACTTTACTGCCACCTTCGAGTAATGTCAGGATAGTAGTAGCTACAGTGTTGGCAACAGACAGTGACGATGGCATCAATGCAGACCTGAACTACAGCATTGTGGGAGGAAATCCCTTCAAGCTGTTTGAAATTGATCCCACTAGTGGTGTGGTTTCCTTAGTGGGAAAACTCACCCAAAAGCATTATGGTTTGCACAGGTTGGTGGTGCAAGTGAATGACAGTGGGCAGCCTTCCCAGTCCACCACGACTCTGGTGCATGTGTTTGTCAATGAAAGTGTTTCTAATGCAACTGTGATTGACTCCCAGATAGCTAGAAGTTTGCAGACCCCACTCACCCAGGATATAGCTGGTGACCCAAGCTATGAAATTAGCAAACAGAGACTCAGTATTGTCATTGGCGTGGTTGCTGGCATTATGACGGTGATTCTAATCATCTTAATTGTAGTGATGGCAAGGTACTGCAggtccaaaaataaaaatggctatgAAGCCGGCAAAAAAGATCACGAAGACTTTTTTACACCCCAACAGCATGACAAATCTAAAAAGCCTAAAAaggacaagaaaaacaaaaaatctaagcAGCCTCTCTACAGCAGCATTGTCACTGTGGAGGCTTCTAAGCCAAATGGACAGAGGTATGATAGTGTCAATGAGAAGCTGTCAGACAGCCCAAGCATGGGGCGATACAGATCCGTTAATGGTGGGCCGGGCAGTCCTGACCTGGCAAGGCATTACAAATCTAGTTCCCCATTGCCTACTGTTCAGCTTCATCCCCAGTCACCAACTGCAGGAAAAAAACACCAGGCCGTACAAGATCTACCACCAGCCAACACATTTGTGGGAGCAGGAGACAACATTTCAATTGGATCAGATCACTGCTCTGAGTACAGCTGTCAAACCAATAACAAGTACAGCAAACAG
- the PCDH7 gene encoding protocadherin-7 isoform X3, with translation MLRMRTAGWARGWCLGCCLLLPLSLSLAAAKQLLRYRLAEEGPADVRIGNVASDLGIVTGSGEVTFSLESGSEYLKIDNLTGELSTSERRIDREKLPQCQMIFDENECFLDFEVSVIGPSQSWVDLFEGRVIVLDINDNTPTFPSPVLTLTVEENRPVGTLYLLPTATDRDFGRNGIERYELLQEPGGGGSGGESRRAGAADSAPYPGGGGNGASGGGSGGSKRRLDAPEGGGGTNPGGRSSVFELQVADTPDGEKQPQLIVKGALDREQRDSYELTLRVRDGGDPPRSSQAILRVLITDVNDNSPRFEKSVYEADLAENSAPGTPILQLRAADLDVGVNGQIEYVFGAATESVRRLLRLDETSGWLSVLHRIDREEVNQLRFTVMARDRGQPPKTDKATVVLNIKDENDNVPSIEIRKIGRIPLKDGVANVAEDVLVDTPIALVQVSDRDQGENGVVTCTVVGDVPFQLKPASDTEGDQNKKKYFLHTSTPLDYEATREFNVVIVAVDSGSPSLSSNNSLIVKVGDTNDNPPVFGQSVVEVYFPENNIPGERVATVLATDADSGKNAEIAYSLDSSVMGIFAIDPDSGDILVNTVLDREQTDRYEFKVNAKDKGIPVLQGSTTVIVQVADKNDNDPKFMQDVFTFYVKENLQPNSPVGMVTVMDADKGRNAEMSLYIEENNNIFSIENDTGTIYSTMSFDREHQTTYTFRVKAVDGGDPPRSATATVSLFVMDENDNAPTVTLPRNISYTLLPPSSNVRIVVATVLATDSDDGINADLNYSIVGGNPFKLFEIDPTSGVVSLVGKLTQKHYGLHRLVVQVNDSGQPSQSTTTLVHVFVNESVSNATVIDSQIARSLQTPLTQDIAGDPSYEISKQRLSIVIGVVAGIMTVILIILIVVMARYCRSKNKNGYEAGKKDHEDFFTPQQHDKSKKPKKDKKNKKSKQPLYSSIVTVEASKPNGQRYDSVNEKLSDSPSMGRYRSVNGGPGSPDLARHYKSSSPLPTVQLHPQSPTAGKKHQAVQDLPPANTFVGAGDNISIGSDHCSEYSCQTNNKYSKQPFRRVTFSVVSQPQDPHQGSLQSCYDSGLEESETPSSKSSSGPRLGALPLPEDNYERTTPDGSVGEAEHMENGVAAITTFPFLPFPHGKTHGRRVLLRPLH, from the coding sequence ATGCTGAGGATGCGGACCGCGGGATGGGCGCGCGGCTGGTGCTTGGGCTGCTGCCTCCTCCTGCCGCTCTCGCTCAGCCTGGCGGCCGCCAAGCAACTCCTCCGGTACCGGCTGGCCGAGGAGGGCCCCGCCGACGTCCGCATCGGCAACGTGGCTTCAGACCTGGGCATCGTGACTGGATCGGGTGAGGTGACTTTCAGCCTGGAGTCCGGCTCCGAGTACCTGAAGATCGACAACCTCACGGGCGAGCTGAGCACGAGCGAGCGGCGCATCGACCGCGAGAAGCTGCCCCAGTGTCAGATGATCTTCGACGAGAACGAGTGCTTCCTGGACTTCGAGGTGTCGGTGATCGGGCCCTCGCAGAGCTGGGTGGACCTGTTTGAGGGTCGGGTCATCGTGCTTGACATCAACGACAACACGCCCACCTTCCCGTCGCCCGTGCTCACGCTCACCGTGGAGGAGAATCGGCCGGTGGGCACACTTTACCTGCTGCCCACAGCCACCGACCGCGACTTCGGCCGCAACGGCATCGAGCGCTACGAGCTGCTCCAGGAGCCCggaggcggcggcagcggcggcgagAGCCGGCGCGCCGGGGCGGCCGACAGCGCCCCCTACCCCGGGGGCGGCGGGAACGGCGCGAGCGGCGGCGGCTCGGGAGGCTCCAAGCGGCGGCTGGACGCACCAGAGGGCGGCGGCGGCACCAACCCCGGCGGCCGCAGCAGCGTGTTCGAGCTGCAGGTGGCGGACACCCCGGACGGCGAGAAGCAGCCGCAGCTGATCGTGAAGGGGGCGCTGGACCGCGAGCAGCGCGACTCCTACGAGCTGACTCTGCGGGTGCGCGACGGCGGCGACCCGCCTCGCTCCTCGCAGGCCATCCTACGGGTCCTCATCACCGACGTGAACGACAACAGCCCCCGCTTCGAGAAGAGCGTGTACGAGGCCGACTTGGCTGAGAACAGCGCCCCGGGGACCCCCATCCTGCAACTGCGCGCAGCCGACTTGGACGTGGGGGTCAACGGGCAGATCGAGTACGTGTTCGGGGCGGCCACCGAGTCGGTGAGGCGGCTGCTGCGCCTTGACGAGACGTCCGGCTGGCTCAGCGTCCTGCACCGGATCGACCGCGAGGAGGTGAACCAGCTGCGCTTCACGGTCATGGCCCGCGACCGCGGGCAGCCCCCCAAGACCGACAAGGCCACCGTGGTCCTTAACATCAAAGACGAGAACGACAACGTGCCGTCCATTGAAATCCGCAAGATTGGGCGCATCCCCCTCAAGGACGGGGTGGCTAATGTGGCGGAGGACGTTCTGGTCGACACCCCCATCGCTCTGGTGCAGGTGTCCGACCGAGACCAAGGCGAGAACGGGGTGGTCACCTGCACCGTGGTGGGCGACGTGCCCTTCCAGCTCAAGCCAGCCAGCGACACCGAGGGCGACCAGAACAAGAAAAAGTACTTCTTGCACACCTCGACCCCTCTGGACTATGAGGCCACCCGGGAGTTCAACGTGGTCATCGTGGCGGTGGACTCAGGCAGCCCCAGCCTCTCGAGCAACAACTCCCTGATTGTCAAGGTGGGAGACACCAACGACAACCCGCCCGTGTTCGGCCAGTCGGTGGTGGAGGTTTACTTCCCTGAGAACAACATCCCAGGCGAGAGGGTGGCCACAGTGCTGGCGACAGACGCAGACAGCGGAAAGAACGCCGAGATCGCCTACTCGCTGGACTCCTCTGTGATGGGGATCTTTGCCATCGATCCCGATTCTGGGGACATCCTGGTCAATACCGTGCTGGACCGCGAGCAGACTGACAGGTATGAGTTTAAAGTTAACGCCAAAGACAAAGGCATCCCCGTGCTGCAGGGCAGCACTACGGTGATTGTGCAGGTGGCTGATAAGAATGACAATGACCCTAAGTTTATGCAGGACGTCTTCACCTTTTATGTGAAAGAAAACTTGCAGCCCAACAGCCCTGTGGGGATGGTCACCGTGATGGATGCTGACAAGGGGCGGAATGCAGAGATGAGCCTGTACATAGAGGAGAACAATAACATTTTTTCTATTGAAAATGACACGGGGACCATTTACTCCACAATGTCTTTTGACCGGGAACATCAGACCACGTACACTTTCAGAGTCAAGGCTGTGGATGGGGGAGATCCTCCCAGATCTGCCACAGCTACAGTCTCGCTTTTTGTGATGGATGAAAATGACAATGCTCCCACAGTTACCCTTCCCAGAAACATTTCCTACACTTTACTGCCACCTTCGAGTAATGTCAGGATAGTAGTAGCTACAGTGTTGGCAACAGACAGTGACGATGGCATCAATGCAGACCTGAACTACAGCATTGTGGGAGGAAATCCCTTCAAGCTGTTTGAAATTGATCCCACTAGTGGTGTGGTTTCCTTAGTGGGAAAACTCACCCAAAAGCATTATGGTTTGCACAGGTTGGTGGTGCAAGTGAATGACAGTGGGCAGCCTTCCCAGTCCACCACGACTCTGGTGCATGTGTTTGTCAATGAAAGTGTTTCTAATGCAACTGTGATTGACTCCCAGATAGCTAGAAGTTTGCAGACCCCACTCACCCAGGATATAGCTGGTGACCCAAGCTATGAAATTAGCAAACAGAGACTCAGTATTGTCATTGGCGTGGTTGCTGGCATTATGACGGTGATTCTAATCATCTTAATTGTAGTGATGGCAAGGTACTGCAggtccaaaaataaaaatggctatgAAGCCGGCAAAAAAGATCACGAAGACTTTTTTACACCCCAACAGCATGACAAATCTAAAAAGCCTAAAAaggacaagaaaaacaaaaaatctaagcAGCCTCTCTACAGCAGCATTGTCACTGTGGAGGCTTCTAAGCCAAATGGACAGAGGTATGATAGTGTCAATGAGAAGCTGTCAGACAGCCCAAGCATGGGGCGATACAGATCCGTTAATGGTGGGCCGGGCAGTCCTGACCTGGCAAGGCATTACAAATCTAGTTCCCCATTGCCTACTGTTCAGCTTCATCCCCAGTCACCAACTGCAGGAAAAAAACACCAGGCCGTACAAGATCTACCACCAGCCAACACATTTGTGGGAGCAGGAGACAACATTTCAATTGGATCAGATCACTGCTCTGAGTACAGCTGTCAAACCAATAACAAGTACAGCAAACAG
- the PCDH7 gene encoding protocadherin-7 isoform X4, with translation MLRMRTAGWARGWCLGCCLLLPLSLSLAAAKQLLRYRLAEEGPADVRIGNVASDLGIVTGSGEVTFSLESGSEYLKIDNLTGELSTSERRIDREKLPQCQMIFDENECFLDFEVSVIGPSQSWVDLFEGRVIVLDINDNTPTFPSPVLTLTVEENRPVGTLYLLPTATDRDFGRNGIERYELLQEPGGGGSGGESRRAGAADSAPYPGGGGNGASGGGSGGSKRRLDAPEGGGGTNPGGRSSVFELQVADTPDGEKQPQLIVKGALDREQRDSYELTLRVRDGGDPPRSSQAILRVLITDVNDNSPRFEKSVYEADLAENSAPGTPILQLRAADLDVGVNGQIEYVFGAATESVRRLLRLDETSGWLSVLHRIDREEVNQLRFTVMARDRGQPPKTDKATVVLNIKDENDNVPSIEIRKIGRIPLKDGVANVAEDVLVDTPIALVQVSDRDQGENGVVTCTVVGDVPFQLKPASDTEGDQNKKKYFLHTSTPLDYEATREFNVVIVAVDSGSPSLSSNNSLIVKVGDTNDNPPVFGQSVVEVYFPENNIPGERVATVLATDADSGKNAEIAYSLDSSVMGIFAIDPDSGDILVNTVLDREQTDRYEFKVNAKDKGIPVLQGSTTVIVQVADKNDNDPKFMQDVFTFYVKENLQPNSPVGMVTVMDADKGRNAEMSLYIEENNNIFSIENDTGTIYSTMSFDREHQTTYTFRVKAVDGGDPPRSATATVSLFVMDENDNAPTVTLPRNISYTLLPPSSNVRIVVATVLATDSDDGINADLNYSIVGGNPFKLFEIDPTSGVVSLVGKLTQKHYGLHRLVVQVNDSGQPSQSTTTLVHVFVNESVSNATVIDSQIARSLQTPLTQDIAGDPSYEISKQRLSIVIGVVAGIMTVILIILIVVMARYCRSKNKNGYEAGKKDHEDFFTPQQHDKSKKPKKDKKNKKSKQPLYSSIVTVEASKPNGQRYDSVNEKLSDSPSMGRYRSVNGGPGSPDLARHYKSSSPLPTVQLHPQSPTAGKKHQAVQDLPPANTFVGAGDNISIGSDHCSEYSCQTNNKYSKQPFRRVTFSVVSQPQDPHQGSLQSCYDSGLEESETPSSKSSSGPRLGALPLPEDNYERTTPDGSVGVAAITTFPFLPFPHGKTHGRRVLLRPLH, from the coding sequence ATGCTGAGGATGCGGACCGCGGGATGGGCGCGCGGCTGGTGCTTGGGCTGCTGCCTCCTCCTGCCGCTCTCGCTCAGCCTGGCGGCCGCCAAGCAACTCCTCCGGTACCGGCTGGCCGAGGAGGGCCCCGCCGACGTCCGCATCGGCAACGTGGCTTCAGACCTGGGCATCGTGACTGGATCGGGTGAGGTGACTTTCAGCCTGGAGTCCGGCTCCGAGTACCTGAAGATCGACAACCTCACGGGCGAGCTGAGCACGAGCGAGCGGCGCATCGACCGCGAGAAGCTGCCCCAGTGTCAGATGATCTTCGACGAGAACGAGTGCTTCCTGGACTTCGAGGTGTCGGTGATCGGGCCCTCGCAGAGCTGGGTGGACCTGTTTGAGGGTCGGGTCATCGTGCTTGACATCAACGACAACACGCCCACCTTCCCGTCGCCCGTGCTCACGCTCACCGTGGAGGAGAATCGGCCGGTGGGCACACTTTACCTGCTGCCCACAGCCACCGACCGCGACTTCGGCCGCAACGGCATCGAGCGCTACGAGCTGCTCCAGGAGCCCggaggcggcggcagcggcggcgagAGCCGGCGCGCCGGGGCGGCCGACAGCGCCCCCTACCCCGGGGGCGGCGGGAACGGCGCGAGCGGCGGCGGCTCGGGAGGCTCCAAGCGGCGGCTGGACGCACCAGAGGGCGGCGGCGGCACCAACCCCGGCGGCCGCAGCAGCGTGTTCGAGCTGCAGGTGGCGGACACCCCGGACGGCGAGAAGCAGCCGCAGCTGATCGTGAAGGGGGCGCTGGACCGCGAGCAGCGCGACTCCTACGAGCTGACTCTGCGGGTGCGCGACGGCGGCGACCCGCCTCGCTCCTCGCAGGCCATCCTACGGGTCCTCATCACCGACGTGAACGACAACAGCCCCCGCTTCGAGAAGAGCGTGTACGAGGCCGACTTGGCTGAGAACAGCGCCCCGGGGACCCCCATCCTGCAACTGCGCGCAGCCGACTTGGACGTGGGGGTCAACGGGCAGATCGAGTACGTGTTCGGGGCGGCCACCGAGTCGGTGAGGCGGCTGCTGCGCCTTGACGAGACGTCCGGCTGGCTCAGCGTCCTGCACCGGATCGACCGCGAGGAGGTGAACCAGCTGCGCTTCACGGTCATGGCCCGCGACCGCGGGCAGCCCCCCAAGACCGACAAGGCCACCGTGGTCCTTAACATCAAAGACGAGAACGACAACGTGCCGTCCATTGAAATCCGCAAGATTGGGCGCATCCCCCTCAAGGACGGGGTGGCTAATGTGGCGGAGGACGTTCTGGTCGACACCCCCATCGCTCTGGTGCAGGTGTCCGACCGAGACCAAGGCGAGAACGGGGTGGTCACCTGCACCGTGGTGGGCGACGTGCCCTTCCAGCTCAAGCCAGCCAGCGACACCGAGGGCGACCAGAACAAGAAAAAGTACTTCTTGCACACCTCGACCCCTCTGGACTATGAGGCCACCCGGGAGTTCAACGTGGTCATCGTGGCGGTGGACTCAGGCAGCCCCAGCCTCTCGAGCAACAACTCCCTGATTGTCAAGGTGGGAGACACCAACGACAACCCGCCCGTGTTCGGCCAGTCGGTGGTGGAGGTTTACTTCCCTGAGAACAACATCCCAGGCGAGAGGGTGGCCACAGTGCTGGCGACAGACGCAGACAGCGGAAAGAACGCCGAGATCGCCTACTCGCTGGACTCCTCTGTGATGGGGATCTTTGCCATCGATCCCGATTCTGGGGACATCCTGGTCAATACCGTGCTGGACCGCGAGCAGACTGACAGGTATGAGTTTAAAGTTAACGCCAAAGACAAAGGCATCCCCGTGCTGCAGGGCAGCACTACGGTGATTGTGCAGGTGGCTGATAAGAATGACAATGACCCTAAGTTTATGCAGGACGTCTTCACCTTTTATGTGAAAGAAAACTTGCAGCCCAACAGCCCTGTGGGGATGGTCACCGTGATGGATGCTGACAAGGGGCGGAATGCAGAGATGAGCCTGTACATAGAGGAGAACAATAACATTTTTTCTATTGAAAATGACACGGGGACCATTTACTCCACAATGTCTTTTGACCGGGAACATCAGACCACGTACACTTTCAGAGTCAAGGCTGTGGATGGGGGAGATCCTCCCAGATCTGCCACAGCTACAGTCTCGCTTTTTGTGATGGATGAAAATGACAATGCTCCCACAGTTACCCTTCCCAGAAACATTTCCTACACTTTACTGCCACCTTCGAGTAATGTCAGGATAGTAGTAGCTACAGTGTTGGCAACAGACAGTGACGATGGCATCAATGCAGACCTGAACTACAGCATTGTGGGAGGAAATCCCTTCAAGCTGTTTGAAATTGATCCCACTAGTGGTGTGGTTTCCTTAGTGGGAAAACTCACCCAAAAGCATTATGGTTTGCACAGGTTGGTGGTGCAAGTGAATGACAGTGGGCAGCCTTCCCAGTCCACCACGACTCTGGTGCATGTGTTTGTCAATGAAAGTGTTTCTAATGCAACTGTGATTGACTCCCAGATAGCTAGAAGTTTGCAGACCCCACTCACCCAGGATATAGCTGGTGACCCAAGCTATGAAATTAGCAAACAGAGACTCAGTATTGTCATTGGCGTGGTTGCTGGCATTATGACGGTGATTCTAATCATCTTAATTGTAGTGATGGCAAGGTACTGCAggtccaaaaataaaaatggctatgAAGCCGGCAAAAAAGATCACGAAGACTTTTTTACACCCCAACAGCATGACAAATCTAAAAAGCCTAAAAaggacaagaaaaacaaaaaatctaagcAGCCTCTCTACAGCAGCATTGTCACTGTGGAGGCTTCTAAGCCAAATGGACAGAGGTATGATAGTGTCAATGAGAAGCTGTCAGACAGCCCAAGCATGGGGCGATACAGATCCGTTAATGGTGGGCCGGGCAGTCCTGACCTGGCAAGGCATTACAAATCTAGTTCCCCATTGCCTACTGTTCAGCTTCATCCCCAGTCACCAACTGCAGGAAAAAAACACCAGGCCGTACAAGATCTACCACCAGCCAACACATTTGTGGGAGCAGGAGACAACATTTCAATTGGATCAGATCACTGCTCTGAGTACAGCTGTCAAACCAATAACAAGTACAGCAAACAG